A DNA window from Ipomoea triloba cultivar NCNSP0323 chromosome 10, ASM357664v1 contains the following coding sequences:
- the LOC116031564 gene encoding glucan endo-1,3-beta-glucosidase 14-like translates to MNTSLRRITILQFLLFLSGFGFLREVESLGINYGQIGNNLPAPEKALQLLEALRITKTRIYDTNPEILTAFANSNVELIVTVENEMLASLAGDPQQANQWVSANIKPYFPAAKIAGISVGNEIITDDDTSLMGYLVPAMVNIHAALVKQGFDRYIQISSPHSLAVLGNSFPPSSGYFKPEIAGVMKQFLQFLAATGSPFWINAYPYFAYKDSPAKISLDYVLFNPNAGMVDPYTRLRYDNMLYAQVDAVVFAISRMGFTGVEVRVSETGWPSKGDADEVGASLQNAAIYNRNLMRRQLLNEGTPLRPNVRLEIYVFALFNEDMKPGPTSERNYGLFQPDGTMAYNVGLLSSTSASSSPSSASVSLASSATKVEHMEYQSLGFWMLVHLLAWQAMIRRQH, encoded by the exons ATGAATACTTCTCTTAGAAGAATCACTATTCTCCAATTCCTTCTTTTCCTTTCTG GTTTTGGGTTTCTTAGAGAAGTGGAATCCCTTGGGATCAATTATGGTCAGATCGGGAATAATTTGCCGGCGCCGGAGAAAGCTCTGCAACTCCTGGAAGCTTTGAGGATTACCAAGACAAGAATCTACGACACCAACCCGGAAATCTTGACGGCATTTGCGAACTCCAACGTTGAACTCATCGTGACGGTCGAGAATGAAATGCTGGCCAGTTTGGCCGGCGATCCGCAACAGGCCAACCAGTGGGTCAGCGCCAATATTAAGCCCTACTTCCCCGCCGCGAAGATCGCCGGGATCTCCGTCGGGAATGAGATTATCACCGACGATGACACGTCATTGATGGGATACCTCGTACCCGCCATGGTCAACATCCATGCAGCTCTGGTCAAACAGGGATTTGACCGTTACATTCAG ATATCGTCCCCTCATTCCTTAGCGGTTCTGGGGAATTCGTTCCCGCCGTCGAGCGGGTATTTCAAGCCGGAGATCGCCGGAGTGATGAAGCAATTTCTGCAGTTCTTGGCCGCCACGGGCTCGCCGTTTTGGATAAACGCTTACCCGTATTTCGCATACAAAGACTCGCCGGCGAAAATCTCTCTGGACTACGTTCTGTTCAACCCCAACGCGGGGATGGTGGACCCCTACACTCGGCTACGCTACGACAACATGTTGTACGCGCAGGTGGACGCGGTGGTTTTCGCCATTTCGCGGATGGGGTTCACCGGCGTGGAGGTGAGGGTGTCGGAGACGGGGTGGCCGTCGAAGGGAGACGCCGACGAGGTGGGGGCCTCGCTCCAGAATGCGGCGATTTATAACAGGAATTTGATGAGGAGGCAGCTGCTTAATGAAGGGACGCCGTTGCGGCCTAACGTGAGATTGGAGATTTATGTTTTCGCGTTGTTTAATGAAGACATGAAGCCTGGGCCGACCTCGGAGAGGAACTATGGGTTGTTTCAACCTGATGGGACCATGGCTTATAATGTCGGACTGTTGTCCTCTACCTCTGCTTCTTCATCACCCTCATCTGCTTCCGTTTCCCTGGCTTCCTCTGCTACAAAG GTAGAGCATATGGAATATCAAAGTCTGGGGTTCTGGATGCTTGTACATTTGTTGGCATGGCAAGCTATGATTAGAAGACAACACTAA